A region of the Bacillus horti genome:
AGGCCCTTGAGGCCCGGTCTCCCCAGTAGCGCCAGTGGAACCCGTCGTTCCTTGAGCTCCAGTATCTCCTGTAGCCCCAGTGACTCCTGTTACTCCTTGAATTCCGGTAAGCCCAGTAGCGCCAGTGGAACCCGTCGTTCCTTGCGCTCCAGTATCTCCTGTAGCCCCAGTGACTCCTGTTACTCCTTGAATTCCGGTAAGCCCAGTAGCGCCAGTGTCACCCGTCGTTCCTTGCGCTCCAGTACCACCAGTATCCCCAGTGGCCCCTGTCACTCCTTGCGGCCCGGTACCTCCAGTGACTCCTGTCACTCCTTGAGGTCCAGTATCACCTGTGGTTCCAGTGTCCCCCGTCGTCCCTTGATCCCCAGTCTCACCTGTAGCCCCAGTGACTCCCGTCGTTCCCTGAACCCCGGTATCCCCAGTAGCGCCAGTCGTTCCTTGAGCGCCTGTTGGCCCTTGGTCTCCCGTCGGTCCTTGAGAGCCAGTAGCCCCTTGGACACCTGTAGGTCCTTGGGGTCCTGTTGGTCCTTGAGTACCGGTATCCCCTGTCTCCCCGGTGACACCTGTCACTCCTTGAGCACCAGTAACTCCCGTAACCCCCGTGACTCCAGTAGTTCCAGTGTCCCCCGTCGTTCCTTGAGTTCCCGTCTCACCGGTAGCCCCCGTATCTCCAGTTGTACCTTGGGCTCCAGTATCTCCCGTAGCGCCAGTGTCACCTGTAATTCCTTGAGCTCCAGTATCTCCTGTAGCCCCAGTGATACCAGTTGTTCCTTGAGGTCCAGTGTCTCCCGTAGCACCAGTGACTCCAGTAGTTCCTTGATTTCCGGTATCCCCAGTAGCGCCAGTGGAACCTGTCGTTCCTTGAGCTCCAGTATCTCCTGTAGCCCCAGTGACTCCTGTTACTCCTTGAATTCCGGTAAGCCCCGTAGCGCCAGTGTCCCCCGTCGTCCCTTGATCCCCAGTCTCACCTGTAGGACCAGTGACGCCAGTTGTTCCTTGAGGTCCGGTATCCCCAGTATCCCCAGTGACTCCTGTAGGTCCTTGCAGTCCGGTATCTCCTGTGGTTCCTTGAGCTCCAGTCGGTCCTTGACTCCCCATAGCACCCTGAGCGCCCGTCGGTCCTTGCTCTCCCGTAACGCCAGTGGACCCCGTTATTCCTTGAACTCCGGTATCTCCGGTGGCACCAGTAGTTCCCTGAGCTCCAGTGCCGCCAGTATCTCCTTGAGCGCCGGTTGGTCCTTGACCTCCCGTAGCTCCTTGAGGTCCAGTCTCACCAGTAGCCCCAGTGTCCCCTTGGGGTCCTGTTGGTCCTTGAGCCCCCGTCGATCCTTGAGCTCCGGTGGCTCCTTGCAGTCCAGTACTACCTTGCAGTCCGGTCGGTCCTTGGGCTCCAGTCGCTCCTTGAGTCCCCGTAGGTCCCTGAGCTCCTGTAGCCCCTTGAGCCCCTGTAGGCCCTTGAACTCCTGTAGATCCTTGCACTCCAGTTGCTCCTTGAGCACCAGTAGGTCCTTGAACACCCGTGGTTCCTTGAGCGCCCGTCGTTCCTTGAAGTCCTGTAGCCCCTTGAGGTCCCGTAGGTCCCTGAGCGCCCGTCGGTCCTTGAACTCCTGTCGATCCTTGAGCTCCCGTAGCCCCTTGAACTCCAGTCGGTCCCTGAGCGCCCGTCGGTCCTTGAACTCCTGTCGATCCTTGAGTCCCAGTAGCCCCTTGGGCACCTGTCGGTCCTTGAGCCCCCGTAGGTCCCTGAGCGCCAGTAGGCCCTTGAGGTCCGGTTGATCCCTGAGCGCCCGTCGGTCCTTGAGTTCCGGTAGATCCTTGAGGTCCAGTGGCTCCTTGCAGTCCAGTACTACCTTGAAGTCCAGTACTACCTTGAAGTCCGGTCGGTCCCTGAGCTCCGGTGACACCTTGAGGTCCAGTAGGCCCTTGAGGTCCAGTAGCTCCTTGAGGTCCAGTAGCTCCCTGTGATCCCGTGATTCCTTGAGGTCCTGCAGCCCCTTGAGCCCCCGTGGCACCTTGGATGCCAGTAGGTCCTTGAACTCCCGTGGCACCTTGCGCTCCCGTTGGTCCCTGAGCTCCGGTGACACCTTGAGCACCTGTTGCACCTTGAACCCCAGTGGCTCCTTGAGGTCCCGTAGCCCCTTGGGCCCCTGTTGGTCCTTGAGCTCCCGTAGCTCCTTGGGCTCCAGTGGCACCTTGCGCCCCGGTAGGTCCTTGAGCGCCAGTGACTCCTTGAGGCCCTGTTGCGCCTTGAAGTCCTGTAGGTCCCTGAGCTCCCGTAGCCCCTTGAACTCCAGTGGCTCCTTGAGGCCCAGTAGCCCCTTGGGCCCCAGTAGCTCCTTGAACTCCAGTGGCACCTTGAACGCCCGTAGGTCCCTGAGCTCCGGTCGGACCTAGAGGTCCCGTAGCTCCTTGGGCTCCGGTGACACCTTGAGCCCCTGTTGGTCCTTGAGGTCCAGTGATTCCTTGCAGTCCCGTAGGTCCTTGAACACCAGTAGCCCCTTGAACGCCAGTAGATCCTTGAGGTCCAGTAGGTCCTTGAACTCCGGTAGCTCCTTGTGATCCCGTAATTCCTTGAGGACCAGTAGCCCCTTGAGTTCCGGTAGGTCCATGAGCACCAGTAGGCCCTTGAGGTCCAGTAGCTCCTTGAGCACCTGTTGCCCCTTGAACTCCAGTGGCACCTTGAACGCCCGTCGGTCCTTGAGGTCCAGTAGCCCCTTGAGCACCAGTAGGCCCTTGATTTCCGGTAGCTCCTTGAGCCCCCGTGGGTCCTTGGGCTCCTGTAGAGCCTTGAACACCAGTGGTCCCTTGTGGTCCCGTCGGTCCCTGAGCTCCGGTGACACCTTGAGGACCAGTAGCCCCTTGAGTTCCGGTAGGCCCTTGAGGTCCAGTAGCTCCTTGAGCACCAGTAGGCCCTTGATTTCCGGTAGCTCCTTGAGCCCCCGTGGGTCCTTGGGCTCCTGTAGAGCCTTGAACACCAGTGGTCCCTTG
Encoded here:
- a CDS encoding beta strand repeat-containing protein encodes the protein QGTTGVQGSTGAQGPTGAQGATGNQGPTGAQGATGPQGPTGTQGATGPQGVTGAQGPTGPQGTTGVQGSTGAQGPTGAQGATGNQGPTGAQGATGPQGPTGVQGATGVQGATGAQGATGPQGPTGAHGPTGTQGATGPQGITGSQGATGVQGPTGPQGSTGVQGATGVQGPTGLQGITGPQGPTGAQGVTGAQGATGPLGPTGAQGPTGVQGATGVQGATGAQGATGPQGATGVQGATGAQGPTGLQGATGPQGVTGAQGPTGAQGATGAQGATGAQGPTGAQGATGPQGATGVQGATGAQGVTGAQGPTGAQGATGVQGPTGIQGATGAQGAAGPQGITGSQGATGPQGATGPQGPTGPQGVTGAQGPTGLQGSTGLQGSTGLQGATGPQGSTGTQGPTGAQGSTGPQGPTGAQGPTGAQGPTGAQGATGTQGSTGVQGPTGAQGPTGVQGATGAQGSTGVQGPTGAQGPTGPQGATGLQGTTGAQGTTGVQGPTGAQGATGVQGSTGVQGPTGAQGATGAQGPTGTQGATGAQGPTGLQGSTGLQGATGAQGSTGAQGPTGPQGDTGATGETGPQGATGGQGPTGAQGDTGGTGAQGTTGATGDTGVQGITGSTGVTGEQGPTGAQGAMGSQGPTGAQGTTGDTGLQGPTGVTGDTGDTGPQGTTGVTGPTGETGDQGTTGDTGATGLTGIQGVTGVTGATGDTGAQGTTGSTGATGDTGNQGTTGVTGATGDTGPQGTTGITGATGDTGAQGITGDTGATGDTGAQGTTGDTGATGETGTQGTTGDTGTTGVTGVTGVTGAQGVTGVTGETGDTGTQGPTGPQGPTGVQGATGSQGPTGDQGPTGAQGTTGATGDTGVQGTTGVTGATGETGDQGTTGDTGTTGDTGPQGVTGVTGGTGPQGVTGATGDTGGTGAQGTTGDTGATGLTGIQGVTGVTGATGDTGAQGTTGSTGATGLTGIQGVTGVTGATGDTGAQGTTGSTGATGETGPQGPTGDTGATGDTGPQGTTGITGATGNTGTQGTTGATGATGAQGATGPQGATGAQGATGIQGATGPQGATGDTGAQGTTGVTGPTGETGTQGTTGITGVTGNTGAQGPIGVTGATGEAGLQGPTGITGVTGDTGVQGTTGDIGPTGVTGSQGDTGSTGPTGDTGVQGPTGAQGATGSQGPTGAQGPTGPQGPTGNQGPSGTQGVTGSQGATGLQGPTGAQGSTGAQGATGPQGPTGAQGSTGPQGPTGAQGPTGAQGPTGSQGPTGAQGATGPQGSTGVQGPTGAQGSTGLQGITGSQGATGVQGSTGAQGSTGVQGPTGTQGPTGLQGPTGTQGATGPQGPTGAQGPTGPQGTTGSQGATGVQGPTGAQGVTGTQGATGAQGVTGPQGPTGAQGSAGAQGPTGVQGPTGAQGSTGAQGPTGAQGATGTQGPTGAQGATGATGATGSTGPTGPTMVLGFNQVTTSTAFTTGAEVTLLTTTVNALATSHVKIDAILQVQLASTLSFSFNYSIRIRRNNALIGEFTFAQAASLASTQIYLNPITYIDSSPVVGSNTYTIGIQATSLSGLSSAQVQNRALNCLVI